ttctggaatagccctaagtaATTAAATAAATACCTGTAATCATCAATATCTCAGTCTATAAGCAAATTGTGTTTTATGGTGCAAGCAAAAatatgtttctcattttttaacatgtttaatgaataagtttttttgtcattttagagtATGGGGACCATGAGATTCATCTTGTAAAGAAAAATCTCAAGTCCACCTTAATAAGGTCAGGCATGGATATAGAGGAAGTTAACACAGAGTGGGCCATTTTGAAATCTTTAATATATCAAAGGTAATTAATGTTTCTGCTCattgtttgggttgttgtctttttggcacaatgtttccattctctattctataaaaACTAATTTTAGCTTAATGTTACCTATAGGGTAAACAACTCCTAACTCTGTATTCATTTACTCCAATTTTTTGCCTTGaacatcttaatatttttaaaaataaaatatccataTATGTCTGATATtgaatatttacaattttgtgtATTAATTTTTTAGGTACAGTAACAGACTTATAGATGGTGCCTTGACATGGGGATCTGTGTTTGAAACATTCAGGGATGGCCTTGACAATATAAAGCTTGTTATAGATGCTCTGCTCAGTCTACCACCAACAAGTGTCAATAACGAAACTACATTCAGCAGAACCAAACTCAGCAAAGGCAAGAGGCGGGGTCATTTGAAGACGGACACATTGAAGGACTTGATCCAAGTCGAAATTGAGACTGCTAATGTTGAGCAGTTTAACCCAAAGCTGGATGGTAATTGttcattcaaaattatttttttgtctgcATGACAGAAAAAATTGGATAATATTAGCTCAAAGTTGAATTTATTCctgtttactgtaaattcagaaattattgcgtgcatttattattgcgatgtGCCGACCACAGGCAAAAATGCGAGGTTTAATTATTGCGACTtgccgattaaaaaaaaattttttttatgctgaacattatt
Above is a window of Mytilus galloprovincialis chromosome 7, xbMytGall1.hap1.1, whole genome shotgun sequence DNA encoding:
- the LOC143083224 gene encoding uncharacterized protein LOC143083224 — its product is MTKILPTRVGGTRWMPHMLRAINVIIKGYRGFKAHLESASHENPKAEGLAKILTDVAVVTFMLNLKEIISPLNRLSLILQKQNLTLYNGHAQIKATTEVLKICKPKYGDHEIHLVKKNLKSTLIRSGMDIEEVNTEWAILKSLIYQRYSNRLIDGALTWGSVFETFRDGLDNIKLVIDALLSLPPTSVNNETTFSRTKLSKGKRRGHLKTDTLKDLIQVEIETANVEQFNPKLDDDCYQPRRRLQYR